From the Engraulis encrasicolus isolate BLACKSEA-1 chromosome 18, IST_EnEncr_1.0, whole genome shotgun sequence genome, the window TGGAGAGAGGTGGCAAGTAACTGTTTATCACGCACAGGTACACTAATCCCAGTTGCCCTGGGAAATTGAGGGCCGGTCAAAAGGGCTAAATGGTTCTCCATgacaatattgtatgtattgaggtggGAATGGGGAGCACCACCCCtggaacgcagagagagagagagagagtgcatggcaCACGCATAAAGGCCCAACagtacaaaacacaaaacaagatAAAATCATTAATAAAATATGTAACAACTCAGATTCAGTAGCAAAGTAAGTTTGAAGtctaaaaagaaaaacagcacTACAACTGACAGAATTCCCCAGCTAGCAACTTTAGATTATTTAATGAGATGTCAGTTAAATAACCATTTTATGTAGACTTCAGGTTACTTATTGCATAAGTGACAGCAGTCATTGAGCATCTCCACttttttaattaataatttaCTAGATGAACACAGCATAGAATAAAAAATAGAATAAAGAGCATTTTTCTCATAAACAGTTTATCACGTTGACATTCAATGGTCATAAAAAAAGCATTTCATGTAGCATGCATCTATCAAGTTCACAAATTAAAGGGCAAATTCACACCTCAAGTCTGGCTCTACAGGCAATGAGCTCATAGTATTCTACACATAGTCAATGTGAGACATTCAAAAGCAACTGCTTCATGCCACTGCACCCCTCCAAATCAGACAAATATACAAATTATTACAGTATTAAAGTGGCTTTGTGAAATCAAGCTCGCACTACCCATAATTTGTCCACCTGTGGCAtgtggcatttttttgtccagccATTCTAATGGGTGCatggctttgtttacatttttcaaaaAGTGTTGTAGCATACTCTTAATATCATCACAAATGTTATTGCTCTGTTGTTAAGTGTTTGGTTATGTTGCAGAACTTTTTGGATGAATTTTGGAGTAACTTAAGACTTCAAAAATTTAAGCAAACCATGCATGTGGCTCAGTGGGCAATATTGCATCGTACCATTACGTCtgggaccggggttcgattccggcttgaGGTTACTTCCCAATCCTTGGCCAAGTTGgccatcactctctcccactcatttcctttaACTGTCCTACTGTAATATCAATTAAGGCGAAAAAGACCaagaacaataaaaaaaaaaggaattccaggatctcggaaagggctgaaaaaAGCCAAGTccttgggtactgacaagtcaagggtagtgtgagcaatacaacagcatgttggcAGGAATTCTTCTTTTAAGTAGTATGTTGACTGACACAGTCAAACCAAAGTAAGCTGCTGCACTGCCTTGCAACTCCACCTTGTGATCACAGAGGCTGCGGAGAAAGCCTCTAGATGGCTATGGATCAGGAGGGGGGATCCTTGGAGTAGCAGGCCACTTGGACACAAGTCGGGAGCTGATCACCCCTGGCTGGGTCGCCCGAGTGAGGGTGTTTAATGAtcaaagacccgaaacacccaatgaccTCGGGTGCATCATTGATGATGTGTCCAAGTAGCACCTAGTGGTGTATTCAAGAACCGAAGTGAATGCTCATAATGAGCCATATTGTGACAAAAAATCCTCGGACTCAGAGTTGTCATAAAACAGGAGTCTGATGAGACGTTTGGGCAGAGGCAAAGAAGTCATTTGTCTCATTCGCTGATGTCCCACTTGCTTGCGGATATGTATGCGGCACAGATGTAGTAGGGAGAACGGTGGTTCTGAAAGTTTCAAAGATGTTCAATTTTATTCATTTAATTTCTTGTTAATTTCTTTCATTTAAGTTCTTGTTAGTATAATATTGTTGTCAGTAGTTTTTGGGGTAACTCATCATACAgcttacaaaaataaatacattaacaaaCAGCTGGTTTATTTACACATGATAATGCCATCAGTTTACAGAGAGTGGGCTAACTTGAGTATTAACGCCAGAGTAGTGGTTGGGAGTGGACTCACTATCCAAGGGCCCAGTAGCAGTAGAGATCTTGGCAATCCAAATGGATTTAAAATATAAGGAGGAAATCAAGTCCAATAACACAGGCATTACACAGCTCAGAGTAAAATGTTTTGGAATTGAACCACTGATTCTTAGCTATACTGTAACTAAGGAGTGAACCATTGTACTGTATAAAAGGTAAAGCACTTCAACAGTATGAATGCAATTCAACCTACTTGCTTTATCCTTGATGTCGCGTCCATTGCTGACGCTGTCCAGGAGGTTTTTGAGTCTTGAACAGAGTTTCACGTGGCCAGTGTAATCTAAGAGCCTATCGAGTATCATTCCCACCCAAGGCGAGTTGATAGGATTCGCCATCACCTCACAAAactagagagaaaaagaaaattaaTAAACAATACACAAAACTAGTGGTTTGTGGTATAATGTCAATCTGATTGCCCTGTCGAATGAAATCCATATTACCAATTTTCTTAGTCACTAGTTTCCAGAATATCAAGGCCATCTAATTATGACTTACCATTTCTGTCTGACATGTACCCCCTTTTAAAACCACTTGTCATGGGGGTCACAGGGGCACGCTGTGCCAATACAGGAAGTCATACCATACAGGACCATAGGGACCCCTTTCCTAATCCAGGTCATTTAACCctaacatgtctctctctcccaaaaaaatatttgatctactgtcctatcctatccttctttcttccaggtttcctttcttttttgcatttgttaatcttgtgaagcacattgagttgcacctgtgtatgaaatgcgttatacaaataaacttgccttgccttgcctatctaataaaggcagaaaatgcccatatatatagtatataatatatactgtatataaacttCTCACTAACCTGTGCAGTTGAACCAGGAGGAACTGCCAGCCCATGCAGGTACAGATCGTCCCTAGAGGAGCGGTCTATCGGGACTGGAGGATGCGTGTCGTTCCCATAGACACAGTCGAAGCAGGCGTCAGCATCCAACCCATTGTCCAGCAGCATCTTAAACATAATTCTGTGCTTCATACAGAAGATCATAGCGGCTGGGAAGGTGGTTGGATGTGTTGGCATGCAAGCGTTCACGTTGCCACCATGTTCAATCAGCAGAGACGCCATCTCCACGTTGCCTTTTCTCACGGCGACCAGGAGAGGGTTGAAGACGTCCAGGTTGGGGTCTGCGCCGGCCTCAAGCAGCATGGAGGCCGCCTCCACGTTGCCTCCCCACACAGCAAAGTACAGTGCCGTGGTGCGACGGTCCTCATACATTGTTGAGTAGCTGGGTGATAGCTCTTGGTTGACGTCAAAGCCTTCCTTGATGAGAAGCTCCAGGATCTCGTCTCTGTTGCGGTCGACAGCGAGGTGCAGTGGACTGATACCACAGCGCTTTATCGTGCCTTTGGTGGTGCGCCCAAGCAGTAGCAATACCACGCTGCAGTTCGGAACAAGTCGAATGGACAGGGAAAATGTGACATGTAGGCTTACTGTATCTCACCGTACAACCATAAAGAGAAAATAATGAACAATATACAATTATCAAtcatacaatatactgtacttgcaatgtacaataataacaataaacctGTAGAAGCTGCAGGTAAAATGCTAAATAAAGTAATAATCAGAAGTTGTAAATTATGCTTAACAAATCTTTTCCAAATCAGTGTTTTTTCCTTCTAAGTTAATGTAATCAAAAtcgtttttattgttttgtttgtcttatcATGAattgggatgccactacccctacacgtgaacgcgcaaaacggagggttAGGGGAAAGGTGTAGGGCTAAgaggtgaaatgggattcagccttagAGAATGACTGAAAGACCAGAAGAAAGATAAAATTCAATTATTTTCCTGAAGAAAGCTTATCTTCAGAAATGGCACAGTATTGCTCTAATGCACTCACTTAAGATGCCCATTCCTTGTTGCAACATGTAGAGGGGTTAACTCTGATTTAGTTGTTCTGTTTACATCTGCTCTTTCGGACAGCAGTAGTCTTACACATTCCACATGGCCATTCTTAGACGCTTCATACAAAGCTGTTGCCCCATCgttagcctgtgtgttaatatgTCCACCTGGAagacatgaaaaaaaatcaatgaatGTAGTTGGAACTGTTGAAAATAAAGGGACCCTACGCAATTATATCCTTACCATACTGAAAATGTCAAATTTCCTTAAGAAATCTCAAGTTGTCACTGTCAGAGAACCCTCTTCCATGTTCTTTAGTTTTCCATTGGGGAAAAACATAAATGTTCTTTTGAGGAACCTCCAAGAGAACCTTCTGGGTTCTTCCAAGAGCCTGTAGGTTCCTCTGGGAAAGTCTAGGTGTTCCCCGCAGTGACAAATGTGAAGGTTCTTTGAGGGAATTTCAATTGACAATCAGGACTTCTGATTCTCTACAAATTGTTCACCAGCCACTAAGCAAGTGTGAAGGAGGTCAtgttgcacctgttcgtccccctcggggcatgaacgtgcgacctcgtcaactacatcggtttggcaatgggaggcacagtacgataccgctggactaaaggaccagtccctcaGTCCAACGGCATAGACACTGTATGAGGTTTTGTgtgggaggtttactagcgttccacgccaactccGCTAGTTAGCCTCCGCTACACAAGGAAGACATTTTATTGAATGAATCCTTAATATGACCTTCCACAATTGTCCCAAAAATGTTTTTCAAGCAGGTTTGCATCTAAAGAAATAGTAGCTATGAAAAAtggtaatgataaaaaaaaagaaactcaccAGTATTGATAAGGTAGTCCAGCACCTCTACAGCTCCACACTGAGCTGCTGTAAAGAGCGGCTCAATGCCGTAGCTATCCAAAGCCCACACCTTTGCTCCAGCCTCCACCAACAGCTTACACATGTTGAGGTTTTTGTGCCCTGCTACCTCATGTAAAGGTGAAGTTCTCTCAATGTTTGTCCTGGAGGCATTGCCCCCAGCTTTTAGAAGAGCTTTGAGTATCTCCTCATTGTCCTCCTCACAAGCTGAAAGCAAAAGACACTAGTTAGAAATGAGAATAAGCCATTTCAAACATTCTTTAAGAATTCAAAATCTGCATACTGTTTATGTAGTTTAAAATAAAGGCCATAGAGAAGTATTGGACAGCCCTCAATGAAGTCTTCAATTAAATAAACATTGACTGTTATCTGAAGAACTTTTGCTAATGTAATCTGCTGATTTAGTGACTGGCTGAAAGCCTTTGAAACCTGCTAGTCCATCTCTGGTCATTATGTCTGCTTTTGGTACCTTTGTAGACTGCTGTCTCTCCTAATCTGTTGGCTATGTTTGGATCTCCTCCGGCTTCCAGGAGAAGGTTGACACAGGCGGTGGTTTTCCGTTCAACAGCCAGTGCGAGAGGAGTTTGGTTCTTGTCATTGCGTTTGTCTACTAGATCGGGAAAAGCTGCAATTTGCAAGGATGAAAAACAGAAGAACACAAACTTCAGTTGAAGTGAGCAAATATGGTAATGTGTTAGAATACtatacaacaaacacacataaatactgtactacaacacacacattgcagcCAGAGAGGCTGTTACAGCACTCTCAAATCACCCAAAAATCCTCCTGAAGTTACCACACTGGACACATTTAATTTGGCTGATGGTTGGCTGGCTGTTATGGTGGCAAGTGCCATTAAATGAGATTTGTGAGCAGACCGATGTCAGAGCTAAATGCAGCTGGCCCTTGTCATAATTTATGGTATTTGGATAAAATACAGTACAGCCAGCTGCCTTCCAAATTGATGACTATTGCTTGGAAAGTGGTAGCAGGCTCAAGTTGATGTTAATGTTTTCAAAGCTCCTGCTGTAGACATACTTTTGAGTGTACCAATTAACAGTACTCTCCTACTGCTTATCTAACAGAATTGGAAAGAGAAAGTTACTTGTTGCCATACCTTTTAACAGCAACTTTAAACAATCCACGCGATCATAGTATGCAGCCTCGTGCAAATGTATCCAGCCCTCTTCATTTGGTTTGTTTAGACTCTCTGCAGATTCTGTCATTAAAATTTCTTTGACTCTTTCGACATCATTCTTGAAGATGGCTGATTTTAAGGAGGGTACATCACTGCAATAAAGCAAATTTACTTGAAGGTGTTTTTGGTATCAACATCAACTGAATACTTTGTCTGTGTAGTTGCTAAATTAACTGCACTATAGTCAAATGAAGTCAAAAAGAAACATCAACGCCTGTAAGTCTGTACCAAGGATCATACGTACACTGTTTTTTCGAATACTTCAAGGGTTCCATTTCGTCTTCTCCATTCCAGTAGCCTCATTCTGTCCTCATCAGGTTTATGACTTGCTCTGTAGGTTGTCAAGCCGCATCAAAGCATTCATAGAAAGTTACGTTTAAGTCATGTTCAAGCTTGAATCAAATCAAGTTTTCCCATCAATTTCACATCACAGAAAGATTCTTTGAATACGAGATTTATA encodes:
- the LOC134469337 gene encoding ankyrin repeat and SOCS box protein 2-like codes for the protein MAAASIARRVTTTNLAFEDYTVYGHLTDDEVLQMAIERSLSEDQQGPSGSAKTCFIPASEPPKEEHMPTFKELRAEYAARRNAALQAQRAADAENPEVNPSRASHKPDEDRMRLLEWRRRNGTLEVFEKTVDVPSLKSAIFKNDVERVKEILMTESAESLNKPNEEGWIHLHEAAYYDRVDCLKLLLKAFPDLVDKRNDKNQTPLALAVERKTTACVNLLLEAGGDPNIANRLGETAVYKACEEDNEEILKALLKAGGNASRTNIERTSPLHEVAGHKNLNMCKLLVEAGAKVWALDSYGIEPLFTAAQCGAVEVLDYLINTGGHINTQANDGATALYEASKNGHVECVRLLLSERADVNRTTKSELTPLHVATRNGHLNVVLLLLGRTTKGTIKRCGISPLHLAVDRNRDEILELLIKEGFDVNQELSPSYSTMYEDRRTTALYFAVWGGNVEAASMLLEAGADPNLDVFNPLLVAVRKGNVEMASLLIEHGGNVNACMPTHPTTFPAAMIFCMKHRIMFKMLLDNGLDADACFDCVYGNDTHPPVPIDRSSRDDLYLHGLAVPPGSTAQFCEVMANPINSPWVGMILDRLLDYTGHVKLCSRLKNLLDSVSNGRDIKDKAKPPFSLLHLCRIHIRKQVGHQRMRQMTSLPLPKRLIRLLFYDNSESEDFLSQYGSL